A genomic stretch from Kribbella amoyensis includes:
- a CDS encoding sigma-70 family RNA polymerase sigma factor encodes MVAKEREASVKEVERLRSIEDPMEQLQYSGEVLATLQAITVEVGEIRRGAVDALRGQGMTLAQISAEAGISIARLSQLGAPRRRPERLLLSSGDTVHVVLPVEQAPYPEGPQRPVVHESDIAFRKDIESLAREYGLATETEHLPAGEYVDLNRDGLVVTCGPRQSPWLTQILASDSSYGFERDDESWYLLDKTSGDKLRSPHHTGEKGDLAYLGTLPRPDGNGTWLYCAGIHAPGSRGGALYLAEHIAELYRETRGHLWSCLVRCDYDPDSQEVSNAELIAPVRRRERLRQQR; translated from the coding sequence ATGGTCGCGAAGGAGAGGGAGGCGTCAGTGAAGGAAGTTGAGCGGCTGCGGTCGATCGAAGACCCCATGGAGCAGCTCCAGTACTCCGGGGAGGTCCTCGCCACCCTTCAAGCGATCACAGTCGAGGTGGGCGAGATCCGCCGTGGAGCGGTCGACGCGTTGCGCGGACAAGGGATGACTCTTGCCCAAATCTCGGCTGAAGCCGGAATCTCAATCGCGAGGCTCTCCCAGCTAGGCGCACCGCGTCGGCGACCGGAACGGCTGCTCTTGAGCAGCGGCGATACGGTTCATGTCGTCCTGCCTGTCGAGCAGGCTCCGTACCCCGAAGGACCTCAGCGTCCGGTCGTTCATGAGAGCGACATCGCGTTCCGAAAGGACATCGAGTCCTTAGCCCGCGAGTACGGCCTAGCAACTGAGACTGAGCACTTGCCTGCCGGCGAGTACGTTGACCTGAACCGAGACGGGCTGGTCGTCACCTGCGGGCCCCGGCAGTCTCCGTGGCTAACGCAGATCCTGGCGTCGGACTCGTCTTACGGGTTCGAGCGGGATGACGAGAGCTGGTATCTGCTCGACAAGACTTCGGGCGACAAGCTCCGCTCCCCGCACCACACCGGCGAGAAGGGCGACTTGGCGTATCTCGGAACGCTCCCACGGCCCGATGGCAACGGAACATGGCTGTACTGCGCCGGCATCCATGCCCCAGGTTCCAGAGGCGGGGCCTTGTACCTGGCCGAACACATCGCCGAGCTCTATCGCGAGACCCGCGGTCACCTATGGTCGTGTCTCGTCCGCTGCGACTACGACCCTGACTCGCAGGAGGTCAGCAATGCCGAACTCATCGCGCCCGTACGCCGCCGAGAGCGCCTCCGCCAGCAGCGCTAG
- a CDS encoding helix-turn-helix domain-containing protein, translating into MTDKAAGAGDHSATLGEGPGGPSRLRQRGRELALESALRKRAAGVPSYTIPEAAALCSVSQEHLYRLVRDNAFPAIRMQRGDGKGRYVIPARAVEQLLQDAASGSGCVEASDWSSTWNSTLRQSAGGAA; encoded by the coding sequence ATGACAGACAAGGCAGCCGGTGCGGGTGATCACTCAGCCACGCTCGGAGAGGGACCCGGCGGACCGAGCAGGCTTCGCCAGCGCGGCCGAGAACTCGCGCTAGAAAGCGCCCTGCGGAAGCGTGCCGCCGGCGTACCGAGCTACACGATTCCCGAGGCCGCTGCGCTGTGCAGCGTCTCTCAGGAGCACCTCTACAGGCTCGTACGGGACAACGCGTTCCCCGCCATTCGGATGCAGCGGGGGGACGGCAAGGGCCGCTATGTCATTCCTGCACGGGCGGTCGAGCAGCTGCTTCAGGACGCGGCCTCTGGCAGCGGGTGCGTGGAAGCAAGCGACTGGTCGAGCACGTGGAACAGCACCCTTCGGCAGTCGGCTGGTGGCGCCGCGTGA
- a CDS encoding Pycsar system effector family protein: MSEQLDLAKWMHDSAAGAIERADNKAGFAVPVESALTAVVLALVSQSGGSPIGARVLLGLSLVALAVAIVAAMLVVVPRLHAPGKDLVPGEFLYFGAVRLRSIGELGRHFFTFPSEGPQVAQPWEAVSHQAKVLSEIAWAKHRLVRVSFLAVSLGGFLAAAAWLLGGGR, from the coding sequence ATGAGCGAGCAATTGGACCTGGCGAAGTGGATGCATGACTCGGCTGCTGGTGCGATCGAGCGGGCCGACAACAAGGCGGGTTTCGCGGTACCGGTCGAGAGCGCTCTGACCGCGGTCGTCCTGGCGCTCGTCTCGCAGTCGGGCGGCTCTCCGATAGGCGCCAGGGTGCTGCTCGGGCTGTCGCTGGTGGCGCTCGCCGTGGCGATCGTCGCGGCAATGCTGGTCGTCGTACCGCGTCTGCATGCCCCGGGCAAGGATCTGGTGCCGGGGGAGTTTCTGTACTTCGGTGCTGTCCGGCTGCGGTCGATCGGTGAGCTGGGTCGGCACTTCTTCACGTTCCCCAGCGAGGGGCCTCAGGTCGCGCAGCCGTGGGAGGCGGTGAGTCACCAGGCGAAGGTCCTGTCGGAGATCGCGTGGGCGAAGCACCGGTTGGTGCGGGTGTCGTTCCTGGCGGTGTCGTTGGGTGGGTTCTTGGCTGCGGCCGCTTGGTTGCTGGGCGGTGGTCGGTGA
- a CDS encoding type IV secretory system conjugative DNA transfer family protein produces the protein MLPKLTMMMTVALAAGVALTALAPSPVAAEVGVWLAVGGALGLVSVGLMFWQVGRGLVAATWLWLGYAGVLATRIGAPGGAGSWLVTAAALVLVSTVLIRVNQPVGAGISAGAWLVYAGLLLRVLPVDAQVSGWWWAAVTLGALAVLGTMARIVFSRSSSRGLLRRLGRAGRVTDGLASSVDVYRAASARTLRKKTTQLRPSLAGEPLWRRRFVPLTDLGVKVGRVGFVSVWSSVQDHTITFGGPRKGKTQLLMNWVLDAPGAVITTSTKQDVVRDTATARAAAGPVWVFDPSGVITDGSEVDELVTDLGGAWVRFDPLRGCENAAVAMDRAADLVDGVGRNKSDGQGERWDGFAKQTLHSLLHAAALGGYSMYDVQQWVAHPSKDAADRVLYELEAAGSTAAGMMQEAKQFFTNNPNTQSSISTTIMPALSWLSVETAARSAAPGGQQFDVAELLAAGGTVYLIGAEDKKTAPLVTALTAHIARQAKAIAARSRRERLDPSLTMVLDEAALICLIPLDQWSGDFGSRGITMHIAAQSRAQMRQRFGDAATGALLTNCATKILFGGSADGEDLQYWSTVAGERDEPAVTKDRSTGAESISTRKSTVLTPAQVGQLRTGQVLIITNGMPPAITTARLAYKRLDVRLARFRRRPAVSWTITRAAAVSDATGGWLLGQAGWVRAQVLAADRAVSDRTSSAVRRAIAPAVRRASAFLAWLDANDPARELLARVRLIGAMRKARASLAARQQRPVDREVHR, from the coding sequence GTGCTGCCGAAGCTCACGATGATGATGACCGTTGCCCTGGCCGCGGGAGTCGCGCTGACCGCGCTGGCACCGTCACCGGTCGCGGCCGAGGTCGGTGTCTGGCTCGCCGTTGGTGGTGCGCTCGGGCTGGTCTCGGTGGGCCTGATGTTCTGGCAGGTTGGCCGCGGTTTGGTCGCGGCCACTTGGTTGTGGCTTGGCTACGCCGGAGTTCTGGCGACCAGGATCGGTGCGCCCGGCGGCGCCGGGTCGTGGCTGGTCACGGCCGCGGCGCTGGTGCTGGTGTCGACGGTGTTGATCAGGGTCAATCAGCCGGTCGGGGCCGGGATCTCGGCAGGTGCGTGGCTGGTGTACGCCGGTCTGCTGCTGCGGGTGCTCCCTGTCGATGCTCAGGTGAGCGGCTGGTGGTGGGCCGCGGTCACTCTCGGCGCGCTGGCCGTGCTCGGCACCATGGCGCGGATCGTGTTCTCGAGGTCCAGCTCGCGGGGCCTGCTGCGCCGGTTGGGTCGCGCCGGCCGGGTGACCGATGGTCTCGCCTCGAGTGTGGATGTGTACCGGGCGGCGTCGGCGCGGACGCTGCGGAAGAAGACGACGCAGCTGCGGCCGTCGCTGGCTGGTGAGCCGTTGTGGCGGCGCCGGTTCGTGCCGCTGACCGACCTGGGGGTGAAGGTCGGCCGGGTCGGTTTCGTGTCGGTGTGGTCGTCGGTGCAGGACCACACGATCACCTTCGGTGGTCCGCGTAAGGGCAAGACGCAGCTGCTGATGAACTGGGTCCTGGACGCGCCGGGTGCGGTGATCACGACCTCGACCAAGCAGGACGTTGTCCGCGACACGGCGACCGCCCGCGCGGCGGCCGGTCCGGTGTGGGTGTTCGACCCGTCCGGGGTGATCACCGATGGTTCCGAGGTTGACGAGCTCGTCACCGATCTGGGTGGCGCGTGGGTCCGGTTTGACCCGCTGCGTGGTTGTGAGAACGCCGCGGTTGCGATGGATCGTGCCGCTGACTTGGTCGACGGTGTCGGGCGGAACAAGTCCGATGGTCAGGGCGAGCGGTGGGACGGGTTCGCCAAGCAGACCCTGCACTCGCTGCTGCACGCCGCGGCGCTGGGCGGCTACTCGATGTACGACGTTCAGCAGTGGGTGGCGCACCCGTCTAAGGACGCAGCCGACCGGGTCCTGTACGAGCTGGAGGCCGCTGGGTCGACGGCCGCGGGGATGATGCAGGAGGCCAAGCAGTTCTTCACCAACAACCCCAACACGCAGTCCTCGATCTCGACCACGATCATGCCCGCGCTGTCGTGGCTGTCGGTCGAGACCGCCGCGAGGTCGGCGGCCCCGGGTGGGCAGCAGTTCGACGTGGCCGAGTTGCTCGCCGCCGGCGGCACCGTGTACCTGATCGGTGCCGAGGACAAGAAGACCGCGCCGTTGGTCACTGCGCTGACCGCGCACATCGCGCGGCAGGCCAAGGCGATCGCGGCCCGGTCGCGGCGCGAGCGGCTCGACCCGTCGCTGACGATGGTCCTCGACGAGGCCGCGTTGATCTGCCTGATCCCGCTGGATCAGTGGTCGGGTGACTTCGGGTCGCGTGGGATCACCATGCACATCGCGGCCCAGTCCCGCGCGCAGATGCGGCAGCGGTTCGGTGACGCCGCGACCGGTGCGCTGCTGACGAACTGCGCGACCAAGATCCTGTTCGGCGGATCGGCCGACGGAGAAGACCTGCAGTACTGGTCAACCGTGGCCGGCGAGCGCGACGAGCCGGCCGTCACCAAGGACCGCTCCACTGGTGCGGAGTCGATCAGTACCCGCAAGTCGACGGTGCTGACCCCGGCCCAGGTCGGGCAGCTGCGCACCGGGCAGGTGCTGATCATCACCAACGGCATGCCGCCCGCGATCACCACCGCCCGCCTGGCCTACAAGCGGCTCGACGTACGGCTGGCGCGGTTCCGCCGTCGTCCCGCTGTCTCCTGGACCATCACCCGCGCTGCGGCCGTGTCCGACGCGACCGGGGGTTGGCTGCTCGGCCAGGCCGGCTGGGTTCGCGCCCAGGTCCTCGCCGCCGACCGGGCCGTCAGCGACCGGACCAGTTCGGCCGTGCGGAGGGCGATCGCGCCCGCGGTACGGCGGGCGTCCGCGTTCCTGGCCTGGCTCGATGCCAACGACCCGGCCCGCGAGCTTCTCGCCCGCGTCCGGCTGATCGGCGCGATGCGCAAGGCCCGCGCCTCGCTCGCCGCGCGCCAGCAACGGCCCGTGGACCGGGAGGTCCACCGATGA
- a CDS encoding RRQRL motif-containing zinc-binding protein — translation MTGRAEWIELWDGRRWPGRVRDGVPEFGFGQAPAGLSTRRQLRAKGLCRGGQEPFGRLVWKRQQRFAWLYVDAHAKPKRTATEAQLAAVEKALAARKVCAECGPVEHFVRTSDQLCGDCHADGVQPGQNGAATWRALHDWTTDHNDGPEGAAADADPAAEASAAVAQAAAAVEQAAAERRARDETARAVERDEKLARWHADDTDRAQERGHHDEIPAGEPSWPGLEVGAA, via the coding sequence GTGACCGGCCGCGCGGAGTGGATCGAGCTATGGGACGGCCGTCGCTGGCCGGGCCGGGTCCGCGACGGCGTTCCGGAGTTCGGGTTCGGGCAGGCACCGGCTGGGTTGTCGACGCGGCGGCAGCTGCGCGCCAAGGGGTTGTGCCGAGGCGGGCAGGAGCCGTTCGGGCGGTTGGTGTGGAAGCGGCAGCAGCGGTTCGCGTGGCTGTACGTCGACGCGCACGCGAAGCCGAAGCGGACCGCGACCGAGGCGCAGCTGGCCGCGGTCGAGAAGGCGCTGGCGGCGCGGAAGGTCTGCGCCGAGTGCGGCCCGGTCGAACACTTCGTGCGCACCAGCGACCAGCTGTGCGGGGACTGCCACGCCGACGGTGTCCAGCCCGGGCAGAACGGCGCCGCGACGTGGCGAGCCCTGCACGACTGGACCACCGACCACAACGACGGACCTGAAGGGGCGGCGGCCGACGCTGATCCGGCGGCCGAGGCGTCGGCCGCCGTCGCCCAGGCCGCCGCGGCGGTCGAGCAGGCCGCCGCCGAGCGGCGAGCCCGTGACGAGACCGCCCGCGCCGTCGAGCGCGACGAGAAGCTCGCGCGCTGGCACGCCGACGACACCGACCGCGCCCAGGAGCGCGGTCACCACGACGAGATCCCGGCCGGTGAACCGTCCTGGCCGGGGCTGGAGGTAGGAGCAGCATGA
- a CDS encoding DUF2637 domain-containing protein: MNTHLTLALSNPFDEIAQPDLTQVVQLAVIATGAAAGLALLVWLTVRTVRAAAQVAARPGAERRVLIVVAIVAAFGVAAIGGARSFSAVSEKFNSPLVPLVADGMIIACTALRLAALTRGWRIPGALVTTYVFIGGTVWLNVDTATGIADAVAHALAPIAYAVLVEMLAHLLRLQMKLAQPARAKLSALTWFTSPVITTRVWLHLARTGTDDPIAARALVQQVVRMSSRLTTVCPSRRLLPLDSARAARSAALQTIRDGLLTAGQLAALLPSTDRMTAGELLAVVDSAALGLPVTDNQAPPRAGFPLWLVLFLLAAHRDQIDQIDPADTSAVEVDEVVDEEQTAVTMVQQLMVGYVVGALLHQNTARTGTGQSAPAAAPLAARTGAPAPHRGVRAGAPAPVHPDTTASAAVPVHHPAAARRTGASVISAPVAESPRSGAGSGGGARSKRNDDADLAALVEVSRRDHGGRPLGQREITRVLGCGFPKARRLADRLGWTEAKDTNTTGNSRDHHGNDNVEADANSNNQHPNSSSNTQQHESSRTR; the protein is encoded by the coding sequence ATGAACACCCACCTGACCCTTGCCCTCAGCAACCCCTTCGATGAAATCGCCCAGCCAGACCTGACCCAGGTCGTGCAGCTGGCCGTGATCGCGACCGGCGCCGCCGCCGGCCTCGCCCTGCTTGTCTGGCTGACGGTCCGCACGGTACGGGCCGCGGCCCAGGTCGCCGCCCGGCCCGGCGCCGAGCGGCGGGTCCTCATCGTCGTGGCGATCGTCGCCGCGTTCGGTGTGGCCGCGATCGGCGGCGCCCGGTCCTTCAGCGCGGTGTCGGAGAAGTTCAACAGCCCACTCGTGCCACTGGTGGCCGACGGCATGATCATCGCCTGCACCGCCCTGCGGCTCGCGGCGCTGACCCGGGGCTGGCGGATCCCGGGCGCGCTGGTCACGACCTACGTGTTCATCGGCGGCACGGTGTGGCTCAACGTCGACACCGCCACCGGGATCGCCGACGCCGTCGCGCACGCGCTCGCCCCGATCGCCTACGCCGTGCTGGTCGAGATGCTCGCGCATCTGCTGCGGCTGCAGATGAAGCTGGCCCAGCCCGCCCGCGCGAAGCTGTCCGCGCTGACCTGGTTCACCTCCCCGGTCATCACCACTCGCGTGTGGCTGCACCTGGCCCGCACCGGCACCGACGACCCGATCGCCGCCCGGGCCCTGGTTCAGCAGGTCGTGCGGATGTCGTCGCGGCTCACCACGGTCTGCCCCAGCCGCCGGCTGCTGCCGCTGGACTCCGCTCGCGCCGCCCGTTCGGCCGCGCTGCAGACGATCCGCGACGGTCTGCTGACCGCCGGCCAGCTCGCCGCGCTGCTGCCGAGCACCGACCGGATGACCGCGGGCGAACTGCTGGCCGTCGTCGATTCGGCCGCGCTCGGCCTCCCGGTCACCGACAACCAGGCGCCGCCCCGGGCCGGGTTCCCGCTGTGGCTCGTCCTGTTCCTGCTCGCCGCACACCGCGACCAGATCGACCAGATCGACCCGGCCGACACCAGCGCTGTCGAGGTCGACGAGGTCGTCGACGAAGAGCAGACGGCAGTCACGATGGTGCAGCAGCTCATGGTCGGCTACGTCGTCGGTGCACTGCTCCACCAGAACACCGCCCGCACCGGCACCGGCCAGAGCGCCCCGGCCGCTGCTCCGCTCGCCGCCCGCACCGGTGCACCTGCACCGCACCGCGGTGTCCGCGCCGGTGCGCCTGCTCCGGTGCACCCGGACACGACGGCCAGTGCGGCCGTCCCGGTGCACCACCCGGCCGCTGCCCGGCGCACCGGTGCATCGGTGATCAGTGCACCCGTCGCCGAGTCGCCGCGAAGCGGAGCAGGTAGCGGGGGAGGGGCGCGGAGCAAGCGCAATGACGACGCCGATCTGGCGGCATTGGTGGAGGTGTCTCGGCGCGACCACGGTGGCCGGCCGCTCGGGCAGCGCGAGATCACGCGGGTTCTGGGTTGTGGGTTCCCCAAGGCGCGGCGGCTCGCCGACCGTCTCGGCTGGACCGAGGCGAAGGACACCAACACGACCGGCAACAGCCGCGATCACCACGGCAACGACAACGTCGAAGCCGATGCCAACAGCAACAACCAGCACCCGAACAGCAGCAGTAACACTCAGCAGCACGAGAGCAGCAGGACCCGATGA